GCGGTCATTATGCACATCAAATTCATTGATATAGTCTCTTATAACCTGGGTGTGCAACTCACCAAGAATATCTACGCCATTGACTGAATACTCATAAAATAACTTGGGTTCTATCCAACCAGCAAGACCATTCAAAGTATAGTTACCAAAATAACAAAAACCTAACCCGGTGTTACCTATAGCTGCTATAGCACCACCGTTACGACAACTAACCAGTCGCCAACCAAGACACTCAGGTATCCATTCAAACTTCCAAAAAGAACCAGACTCGTCCTCAGAGGATTTAAAATAAGATAAACCCTCTTTACTAAAATCCCTCAATATGTTAAAAGGGCTGGTATCGAACATATTATTGTGGCAACCACCAATTATAAAAATTGGTAGTTTCTCACCGTTTCTAATACTACGAACCTGAAAAGTAAAAAGTAAATCCATCCATATAGTATCATTATCAACAGGATGGGTAGACCAAACCAACGGGGTTCCATGACCTGAGATATGAACAAAACCAGCACCTTTCCTAATCGCTGTGACTAGATCACGGCTTTTTTTTAAACTCCCATCAGAAACCCATAGGCGAGTAATATTAAAATTGATAGCCCTCATATAACTAGATGAGAGATCAGTGATAGCCTCACCCTCATAAACACCATCCTGATCAAGGGGAACAGTATCACCACCAGCGATTATCATATTTTTAAACCAGCTCCCACTGGAAGCCCTGGTCTCATAGTTGATTATTTTCTTAACAACGGTTCTAACCTCAAACAGGTTTCTACAGGCAAGACGCCCAACACATACATCAGGATAAAGATCGAGGACGTCTTTCACCGATGAGTCCCAGTTCCACTCAGCAAAAACATTGTTACCATTAGAGTCCCAGTCATCAAAAACCAGTTTACCATCCCCATCCATCTTGTAGATATCAGCGTAGTAAAGATCACTTATGTATCTTATATCCCAATCCTGACGATCATCTAAATTAGAATATCTCACTGGTACATACCAGCTTTGCCTACCGGTTTTCATACCACCAACAAGAAGAACATATTTTATACCCCATGTTTCCAAAGCATCTTTTATGAAGTATTTTATCTGCTCAGGTTTATCCCTACCAACATAACCTCTATAGATTTCGTCTGTTGTTTTTAAAATGGTTTTGACACCAACATTGTTTTTATGTTTAACAAGAGGAGAAAGCAGTTTTGAAAACTCTTTTGGCGCTATGATAACAAGATCATATGAATCAGATGATTTCGAAGATTGTTTAACCGCATTAGTATTTATATTAGAAAGCATCAAAAGGATTAAAACTAATGATATTAGTACTAGGTATCTCATAAACTAGTTTTTTACCTCCCTGAGATTAAAAGATGTTTTATAATAAAAACTGTGTTATTTAAATATTCGCATGTATCTATAACCATGTTGTTTGTCTGATAAAATCTAGATTAAAAAAATGGGATAAAAAGAAATAGATTTTATTAAAAGGGATTAATTGTTCATGGTGTTTTGATTACCAGCTATCTTTATTGTTACTGATGTACCCTGCATCTGTAAGTTGTTGTTAACCTGGTTAACTGATATGGTTTGTACATAATTTACAATAATGTTTCTTGGGAAATACACATAGATGTTTGCTTCGTATTCATGGCCAGCGTAATCATGCGCAACAGCAATTATATGTCTCCATTGACTCTTCTCAAATGAACGATCACACCACCATTTATAGTTATTAGAACCAGGTGGATCCGGGTTGTATACTCTAACCGGGCTCTCATAAGGTGGGCCAACATCAAATTCCACATAAGCAACTCCTGAGCCAACATCTGTTGCTGTTGCTTGTACCCAAAATCCTCCCTGTCCAGGTACATTTGCTCGATCTGGTGGATCCCAAATTTCACAGTACGGTGGGGCTTTATCGAGCTTTATGTGCTGTGGTCCCTGAGGTGGCTCAACGTTTCCTGCTTTGTCAACAGACCAATAGTAAACATCCCATTCTCCATACATAGTGTTTGGGTCACCTGTTGCATCTAAAGGTATTTTTATGCCGTTGTCTTTGTTATATTCTTGAACTACTCCATCATCTATCCTGAAATACGTGTGATTAACACCTGAGCCATGCTGACCATCTGTTGCACTAAGCTCTATCTTTACATTTCCAATATACCAACCATTTAAACCCAATGGTCCTTCTATTTTACTTATCACTGTTTCAGGTGGATCTTCATCTAAACCAACATAAACAACCTTCCATGAATCAAGCGTTGGCGTATAAGACGGGTTTGTACGAGTGAAATAAGCCTGTAAACGAATACCAGGATGCAAAACTGGGTCAATACCTGATAGATCCTCGCCGTCACCAGCGTTAGAAATCAAAACTGTTACTCCATTGCTATCAAGTATGTTAAAAACTATACTACCAGCGTATTGTACACCAAATTCATACCATGCAAGTAGATTCTCAGGGCTTATCACCTTAGAAGTAACCTGAGCTGTTAAAATCAGCTGTTTCTCAGTACCAATAGAGTATGTTACTTCTGATCCAGAGGGAATATTTAAATGCCAAATATTACCATAAACAGAGGGTAGAATTTGGTTAACAATCCTCTCGTCCTCCCATGTAACAAAAATCTTTCCTTCACCAACAGCCATATTCGCCCAGTCAGCATCAGCAGAGTTACTTGCAGAAAGCTGAACATCACCAGACACAACCTGACCATTAGAGAGAACAAGTTTACCAAAAATATCACCATTATTGTCAAATGAGACAAAAAATGATGATGACAAATAATTAACAATGTCAGTTCTCACAAAATTACCAGCTTTAATAATAAAATTATTTACAATTGTGTTCCCAGAATAATCCAGTATCCTACCCCATACGTTACCCCACCAGTCGCCATCACTTATATCACCATCATTCCAAGTAACCAGGTAACATTGTGCTTCTGCAGAAAATTCCACACATGGGAAATTATAATCAGTATCAGAACTTCCAGTAGCAATAGTAATTGTACTACCAACTGGGTTTAAATTTTTATCAAAAAGACCAGCTTTAATGCTAAAAGGTCCATTATCAGCTGTCAATCCTTCCTCCCATACAATCATGTATTGCTCATGTACAGGATCAAAAGCAACCCATGGTTCACACTGAGAATTTGCAGCAGTACAAATAGTTTTCTCAGAACCAACAGGATTACCACTGGTATCATAGAGTCTACCATAAATATTGTAATTATTCATACCATTACGAGCATCCTCCCAAACAACACAAAAACGATTATTAACAGAATCAAACTCAACATTAGGGTCAGCCTGACAATTACTAGCAGTACAAATATCAATCACAGGACCAAGACCACCACTAGTTGTAACAGTCCTACCCTTAATATCCATATAAGTAGGATCAACAGGATGAGAAACACCATAATGCTCCCAAGCAACAAAAAACTTACCACCACCAAAATCAATAGACGGGTTCTCATTTCTAAATTGCAGAGGATAAGGTAAACCATCTGAAAATACTTCAAATTCAGATACAACAACATTACCGCTACTATCAAACATAGTGCCCCTGATCTCTTGTCGAATAGGAACTACGGTTCCTTCTTCCCAAGCAACAAAAAACCTGCTGCTACCAAAAGCAACATCCGGATCCCAAGCACCCTCGACATTTAGTTTATTTGTTATCTTATAATCATCCCCCCACCTGTATTCCCAGGAAAAAACATTATCAAAATTGCTTTCACTTGTAGCACTGGGGTTACCATAAAACAGGTACATATTACTAGTTCCAGTTTGTAAATAAGGTATTTCAACCCAAACAACAGCCTTGGTTGAATCATATGTTTCTATCCAGTAATCAAGCCAACTTGATGGTAAACTTTCATGTTTAAAACGAAGATCATCATAATCAGGCTGCATATCAGAATCATAACTAACATTAATTTTAACAACACAGTTGGTTATTGGACTCCCTGCGTTGTTTGTTATCTGAATTGGTTTCATCCTAGTCCAAGACGGATCAGTCCAGATAGGGTAAGTGTTTTTCATTTTAACATAACCATTTTCAATAACATAATTATCTGTTGCTCCAGCCCCAGGAGGATTTGGATCGATTTTTGAGGAATCATTAAAAAAATCTTTCCAATAGGAAACTCCTCTCCCATCTTTGTCTAATAACTCTATTGTTTTATTTTGGAACAAATTTTTTATGTCCTTTATTGGTTTATGATCAAAAGCCTGCGCTGCTGAAGAAGCAAGTAAAATAATAAATAATGCTACAGCAGCTATTTTCAAAACATTGTTTTTTTCCATCTTCTACCCCCTTTTTTTTAATATTTAGTTTATCTTGGGTTTAATTATTTGATCAACACTGAAAAGTGTTAATCAAACTTCACCTCATCTTTGCTTGATTTTGTCAAGCAATATTATATATTTGTGTTGTTTTTTATTTAAACATATCGAAATATATAATCATTTTTTGAACCTAAATTTCTGGGTTTTTTGAAATGAATGAAAAGAATGAGTTTAAAGTTTGTTATAGTTCCAAAGTTTTGTTTACGCCATTGAAGATTTATTTTTTCTTGTCAATTCTTATGTTAAAATTCACCCATTGGTTAACATCATACTCATAGACTGTTGCATCAAAATCTGTTCCTCAACTGACAAAGTATCCATGTATTGTTGTAATAACAACTGCTCATCAGCTGCCAAGGTAAGCATATACTCGTTCATAGACTCACTGCTACCACCACCACCGCCTTTGCGAATCATAGTAATATCCTGATTATGTTTAACTGGCTGCGACGAAGTCAATCTCACAAATCTAAATCCAGGCAGATATTCATCAGGTTTACGAGCTATCACCAAGAAAAGCCCTATTGGAACATCAGTAAAAAAGTAATAACCATTTGCATTAGTTTTATCCGCTTTCTGGAAAGCAAAAGTTATCCCACCAATAATCTTTCCACCAATTAAAGTAACACTAGCACCTTCAACTGTTACAGCCCCGGTACCATTAAGTGGAAGACCATAAACAGTACCATCAATAGAGATAGTACTAAGAGAAACCATAATCTTTTTTATAGCAGTTTGTTGCAAAGATGTTTTTGGTTGAACAACTAAAGCCATTAAACCAGGGCTAGCTAAGATTATACAAACTAAAACCAAGATAAATGTTGATACCGCTCTTTTTTTCATCTTCTTCACCTCCCCCACCTGTCCATAATAAAATTTTTTTGTTGCTACCGGCGGACGTAAACAACCTTTTTTTGTTATATCACCTCTTCCTCCTTAAACTTTATAAGTTTTTTTAGGAGTTTATAGTATAATATAGAACACCTTCTATATAAATTTTTTAGACCAATTATCCTATAACAGCCTATTTTTTACAGATAGAATCATCTCTTCAATGTAATTCATGATACAACTTACATTCAAAAAGAAAAAAATTTGAAGGATTTTAACAGCAAATATCCAAGCGATCTATCAATAACACAGACATAATAAAAAATTTCTCGCTTGAAATTATTCATTACAAAAGAAAAACGAAAGGCTCATGTCCCTAAATCATCGGACAAAACGACTCACATAAGTCATCTTTCTACTTGAATCATGATCTGAGGAATCCTTCATGCTGTTTATATCTGTTAGTCAGATAATTCGTAGGGAAGAGAAAAACAAAAAAAATTTGTGAATTGTAAGGTGGCTTGACAGCGTACCAGGAGCCCCTAACTTTCAAGCAGTGGAGCTTACCTCATAAGACTCCCGAAGGAATCAAACAAGGCTCTCCACCTAGGCTAAGGGTTCCAGCCCCTTGCGGGGTAATCTTCCCATGGGCTCGCGCACCATAGTACCGAAGATTACGCAGGTGAGCTTAACTGCCGGGTTCTGGATGAGACCGGGTGTTTCCCCACCGCTTTGACCGTCAAACCACCATTACCCTAGAGTTTATGTGAAAAATTTTTTTTGTACGCAACCTGTTTAACGACTGAGCCAGCAGATGAACGGTTAGTAACCACGGGCTGAACATGTCGCCGAAGCTTTATGCTTACACCCTGGTCCTATCAAACGGATCTTCTATCCGAGTTCTATGATGCCTCGTCTTGGGGTGGGCTTCATGCTTAGATGCTTTCAGCATTTATCCCTTACAGCGTGGCTGCCCAGCGTTGCCCTGTCGGACAACTGGTAAACTAGTGGCTGCAGACCCCTGTTCCTCTCGTACTAAAGGGTCTTTCCCCTCAGGCATCAACGCTTCAAGAAGTTAGCAACAAACCTGTCTCACGACGGTCTAAACCCATCTCACGATCCGCTTTAATGGGCGAACAACCCCACCCTTGGCAGCTGCTGCACCGCCAGGATGCGGAGAGACGACATCGAAGTAGCAAGCCTCCAGGTCGATATGGGCTCTTGCTGGAGACGACTCAGTTATCCCCGGGGTAACTTTTCTGTTATCAATCACCCCCATAAAGAAGGTTGATTGGTTCGCTAGGCCCTGCTTTCGCAACTCGGATTGTTGTTGACCCAATCCGAGTAAAGCCACCTTTTACCCTTGCATTCCACAGGAGATTTCTGAACTCCTTGAGGTGACCTTTGGGCGCGCTTGATACCTTTTCGAGCGCGTGGCGCCCCACCCAAACTACCCACCTATCGGTGTCCTTGTTAGAGTTAGTGACGCGGTAAAAATAGGGTGGTGTTCCATTGGCGCCTCCACCAGAACTAGCGTCCTGGCTTCGACGGCTCCCACCTACGCTTTACAACTCATACCGTATCACAGCGACAGGCTGTAGTAAAGCTCCACGGGGTCTTCGCTCCCTTCTTGAAGGTACTGGACTGTGCGCCAGTAAGTCTATTTCACCGGTCTCCAAGCGGGGACAGTAGCGCTCTCGTTAAGCCACTCATGCAAGCCGCCAATTAAGCGGCAAGGTATTACGCTACCTTAAGAGGGTCATGGTTACCCCCGCCGTTTAGCGGTCCTTCGTCCCCTTGAACGAGGTTTTCAGATACCGCCACTGGGCAGGATTCGGCGACCATACACATCCTTTCGGACTTGCGGTCTCCTACGTTTTTATTAAACAGTCGGAGCGCCCTAGTCACTGAGACCTGCTTTCTACAAAGCAGGCACCCCTTCTACCGAAGGTACGGGGCCAATTTGCCGAATTCCCTCGCCTGGATTAAGCCGAAACACCTTAGCCTACTCAGCTAGGGGCACCAGTGTCAGTTCTCGGTACGGATCTACAAACTACATCCCCAATTTTTTTTCACAGGCACCTGGGATTAACCTAATCCGTCTAAAGCGACAGACTACTCGCGCTTTATTCAGGTTCTCACCATTACGGTACTCCCCTGAACTAATACGCTTGAACAGACAGACGAGTCTGCAAGGTCTACCCTGATGCGTCAAAACTGAGGCAAATGTTTGTAGAGTACAGGAATATTAACCTGTTTCCCTTTCGACTTGTTCGGTTAAGACAAGCCTTAGGACCGACTAACCCTCGACTGATGATCATCGTCGAGGAACCCTAGCCCTTCCGGTGGTAGAGATTCCCACTCTACTATTGCTGCTACTTTATCCAGGATTCTCGTTCGAACGCGGTCCACCTGACCTCACAGCCAGGCTTCTACCCACGCACGACGCCCCCCTACTCAATCTCCTTTTAGGAGTGCTTACGTATCGGTGATTAACTTAGCCCCGTCCATTTTCAAGGCATATAACCTCGACCAGTGAGCTGTTACGCTTTCTTTAAAGGATGGCTGCTTCTAAGCCAACCTCCTGGTTGTCTGAGGTTATAAACACTCTTTGTTCTATGACACTTAGTTAATACTTAGGGACCTTAACGTAAGGCTGGGTTGTTTCCCTTTTGGACATCAAGCTTACCCCAGATGCCCTAGCTACCCTGAATCTACGATGATTGCACATTTGGAGTTTAACAAGATGCCGAGGAATTTCTTCCCCTAAACATCCAATTGGTGCTCTACCGCGCAATCCATCTCATCAGAGGTCTACCTGCGGGTAGTCTCGGGGGGAACCAGCTATTGCCAGTCTAGATTGGTCTTTTGCCCCTATACGCAGCTCATCCGAACGATTTGCACATCAGAACCGGTTCAGTCCTCCACCCCGTTTTCACGAGGCTTCAACTTAGCCACGCATAGATCGATTGGCTTCGGGTCTCCAGGTAATGACTACAGGCGAGCACACCCTGTCCCTCGTTACCTGCGGACATTTGCTTTCGCTATGGCTACGGATTCTTCATCCTTAACCTCGCCATTACCAGGAACTCCCTGGCCCGTTTTTCAGAACGGATAATAAGACACTACTCCACCAACAGAGTTGGTTTCGCTGCTTTCATGCCTTATAAGTCTGTGACCATTTGATTTCATGCTCTTTGCACCTCCCGCGAGGGGTACTTTGCAACTTTCACTCACGCTACTACTACGCTATCGGTCTCGAGTTGTATTTAGGGTTGGAAGTTTATGCCTCCCGTATTCACGCGCGATATCCAACGCACGCTACTCTGGATACCCAAAAATCTTCCACTGGTTTACCTCTACAGGGCTATCACCCTCTAAGGCGCCCCGTTCCAGGGGACTTCGAGTTAGCCAGTTTGGAAGTAAATGAGTCCAAACTCCACATCTCCTATAACTCTTCGCTATAGGATTCGGTTTGCCCTATTGGGTGTTCGATCGCCTTTACTAACCCAATCTCAATTGATTTCTTTTCCTCTGCCTACTAAGATGTTTCAGTTCGGCAGGTTCCTCTTCACACAAGGTGAATGCCGTCGAAACGGCAGGATGTCCCATTAGGTGATCTCCGTATCAAAGGCTCCTTGCGCCTACACGGAGTAATATCGCAGCTTGGCACGACCTTCTTCAGCACTCGAACCGAGCAATCCACCAAATGGCGTAGCACTGGCCCAATTAACGTCCAGGTTGCGTATGCAATCCATTGCACATTTTGCAATGGGACAATCATCGACTGAAATATATTTGCGAAGATACCAGTCTATGTCCTTACCATCTTATTCTCTGCAGAATAAGATGGCGTTCTTTATATGAGCTAGTTATTTGAATGGAAAATCGCGATGGACCGGATGGGATTTGAACCCATGGCCTCCTGCTTGCAAAGCAGGCGATCTTCCGCTGATCTACCGGCCCAACCCTTTAACAAATAATTTTGTGTCAGTGGGTGAGCCAGTAGCGGTTAATATATTTTTTGTCGACGTATGTTTTTAGTGTTTTTGAACTACCCAACCATTTTTTTTATCGTAGGAGGTGATCCATCCGCAGGTTCCCCTACGGATACCTTGTTACGACTTAGCCCCGCTCGCTAAGCCTAAGTTCGAATGTAACAAAAATTACATCCTCACTCAGACCCAACTCGCATGGCTTGACGGGCGGTGTGTGCAAGGAGCAGGGACATATTCACCGCGGGGTGTTGACCCGCGATTACTACGGAATCCACCTTCACGAGGGTGAGTTTCAACCCTCGATCCGAACTATGACTAGGTTTCGGGATTACCTTCACCTTTCGGTGTCGGAGCCCATTGTCCTAGCCTTTGTAGCGCGCGTGTAGCCCGGAGGATTCA
The Candidatus Thermoplasmatota archaeon DNA segment above includes these coding regions:
- a CDS encoding carboxypeptidase-like regulatory domain-containing protein — its product is MKKRAVSTFILVLVCIILASPGLMALVVQPKTSLQQTAIKKIMVSLSTISIDGTVYGLPLNGTGAVTVEGASVTLIGGKIIGGITFAFQKADKTNANGYYFFTDVPIGLFLVIARKPDEYLPGFRFVRLTSSQPVKHNQDITMIRKGGGGGSSESMNEYMLTLAADEQLLLQQYMDTLSVEEQILMQQSMSMMLTNG
- a CDS encoding DUF2341 domain-containing protein — translated: MEKNNVLKIAAVALFIILLASSAAQAFDHKPIKDIKNLFQNKTIELLDKDGRGVSYWKDFFNDSSKIDPNPPGAGATDNYVIENGYVKMKNTYPIWTDPSWTRMKPIQITNNAGSPITNCVVKINVSYDSDMQPDYDDLRFKHESLPSSWLDYWIETYDSTKAVVWVEIPYLQTGTSNMYLFYGNPSATSESNFDNVFSWEYRWGDDYKITNKLNVEGAWDPDVAFGSSRFFVAWEEGTVVPIRQEIRGTMFDSSGNVVVSEFEVFSDGLPYPLQFRNENPSIDFGGGKFFVAWEHYGVSHPVDPTYMDIKGRTVTTSGGLGPVIDICTASNCQADPNVEFDSVNNRFCVVWEDARNGMNNYNIYGRLYDTSGNPVGSEKTICTAANSQCEPWVAFDPVHEQYMIVWEEGLTADNGPFSIKAGLFDKNLNPVGSTITIATGSSDTDYNFPCVEFSAEAQCYLVTWNDGDISDGDWWGNVWGRILDYSGNTIVNNFIIKAGNFVRTDIVNYLSSSFFVSFDNNGDIFGKLVLSNGQVVSGDVQLSASNSADADWANMAVGEGKIFVTWEDERIVNQILPSVYGNIWHLNIPSGSEVTYSIGTEKQLILTAQVTSKVISPENLLAWYEFGVQYAGSIVFNILDSNGVTVLISNAGDGEDLSGIDPVLHPGIRLQAYFTRTNPSYTPTLDSWKVVYVGLDEDPPETVISKIEGPLGLNGWYIGNVKIELSATDGQHGSGVNHTYFRIDDGVVQEYNKDNGIKIPLDATGDPNTMYGEWDVYYWSVDKAGNVEPPQGPQHIKLDKAPPYCEIWDPPDRANVPGQGGFWVQATATDVGSGVAYVEFDVGPPYESPVRVYNPDPPGSNNYKWWCDRSFEKSQWRHIIAVAHDYAGHEYEANIYVYFPRNIIVNYVQTISVNQVNNNLQMQGTSVTIKIAGNQNTMNN
- a CDS encoding C25 family cysteine peptidase; the protein is MRYLVLISLVLILLMLSNINTNAVKQSSKSSDSYDLVIIAPKEFSKLLSPLVKHKNNVGVKTILKTTDEIYRGYVGRDKPEQIKYFIKDALETWGIKYVLLVGGMKTGRQSWYVPVRYSNLDDRQDWDIRYISDLYYADIYKMDGDGKLVFDDWDSNGNNVFAEWNWDSSVKDVLDLYPDVCVGRLACRNLFEVRTVVKKIINYETRASSGSWFKNMIIAGGDTVPLDQDGVYEGEAITDLSSSYMRAINFNITRLWVSDGSLKKSRDLVTAIRKGAGFVHISGHGTPLVWSTHPVDNDTIWMDLLFTFQVRSIRNGEKLPIFIIGGCHNNMFDTSPFNILRDFSKEGLSYFKSSEDESGSFWKFEWIPECLGWRLVSCRNGGAIAAIGNTGLGFCYFGNYTLNGLAGWIEPKLFYEYSVNGVDILGELHTQVIRDYINEFDVHNDRSDCKTVQQWTLLGDPSLKIGGCTN